TGGCACTCGCTCACCCCGGAGCAACAAGACGCGATGCTGCGCGTGCATCCGCACGAGCTCGGCAATGCCGACGGCATCCCCCCGCACATTCGAGACGAAGCCAACCGACTATCGATCGCCCGCGATATCAACGAGATGCGCGAGCAGAATCCGAACATCGACAAGTTCCGCACGCGGTTCACCGACCCGGAGAGCTTCCGACAGTGGAAGAACCTGCAATCCACGGTGGAAGCCCTGCAGCACGCGGACGACCTGGCCCGAGACTTCGCCAAGGACAACGGCGGTCACGAGCCGCCGGTACAGGTGCTCTCCTATGATTCCGCGGCTTTCGGCGGGGAGGGCCGCGCGGTGGTGGCGTTCGGCGATACACAGCACGCGTCCACGGTGTCGCTGCATATTCCCGGCATCACGACCACGGTACGAAGCCTCGGAAGCAATCTCGACAACGCCTTCAACCACTACCGCGCGACCTCGGAGCGCACCGACCCCGCCGAAGTCGCGTCGATCGCGTGGATCGGATACGACGCGCCCAGTGGCTTCCCGAAGATCCTGCGCGAGATGACCGATGCTCGTCTGGCCGCACGCGGTGGGCAACTGCTGGCACGGGATGTGGCCGCCTTCAGCCAGACTCGCCGTGTGGAAGCGGGGCTGCCGGGCGGCTCACCCACACCCGACATCCACCTCTTCGGCCACAGCTACGGCTCGACCATCACCAGCTTCGCCGGTGCCGGGGGCCGCCTGTCCGGCGACATCTCCACCATCACCCTGTTGGGCTCGCCGGGCGCGGGCCCTGTCGGGCACGCCGCGGACTTCGGCATCGGCGCCCACAATGTCTTCGTCGCGAGCTCCTCCCGCGACCCGGTGACATGGATCGGTGCCAACACACAAGGCGAAATCAGCCGCCTCGCACCGGGGCTCGGCAACGGCCTCGGCATGGACCCCGCGATCTCCGCTTTCGGGGCCAACCGGATCGCCGCCCAATTCCCGGGCGGCATCCACACCCTCAGCGATATCTCCACCCACACCGGTTACTACAACTACTTGGACAAGAGCGGCACGGTCCCCACCGAGTCCCTCCACAATTTCGCCCGCATAGCCAGCGGCGAGACCCCCCACCTCCTCCCCGAGTACCACCGCCCCGGCCGCGAGGATCTCAACTCCTGGCAGCGCAACGTCGGCTCCCTGCCCCATGACCCCGCCGGCTTCCGTGCCCCCGAACCCCAAGTCCACCAGGGCGAACACCCATACGGCTACGACGACCTGGTCGAGCAGCACCGCTCCCAGGAACCGAATCCCACCGCGCCCGAACGCACCCCTACGCCAGCCAACGACTGCGGCCCTCAAGCCCTTCGCCAGGTCCACGAGCTGACCGGCAACCCGGACATCCACGTCCCCGACGATCCCCACATCGCCGAACACGGCATGACCGCGGCCGACCTGGAAAACGCCGCCGGAGCCCACCTCGACCGCCATGAAACCCTGGGCTCGATCGCCGACCAGCTACACCGACTAGGGGACGGCGCAACGGCCCTGGTGGTCGACGAATTCCACAGCCCCACAGACGCGAACGGCATCGGCGCCCACGCCTACACCATCACCAACGACGGCGGCCGACTAGTAGTTCACGACAGCGCGGTCCCCGGCGGCCCCCATTCCTTCCCCTCGGACCACACCAACGTCAAATCCACCCACGCCATCGTCTATGACTCCCACGGCGACCCGGTGCGTCCGCTCGAATCCCGGTCCCCGGAGCACACGAGCTCGTCGCATCCGGAAGTCCGTATCGGCCAACCGGATTCGCATCCGGGTACGCCGGTACGCGAGAAGCTGCCTGTCGAGGACAAGCCCTACTACGCGAACCCGCACTATGAAGACCCCACGGCCTCGCACGAATACGCCGCCAAGAACAACATCAGCCACCGCGAAGTGCAAACCATTCGCGAGTTCGAAACGGAGAAGTACCCCGAGATCTCTCGGCTCAGCGACGCCGAGATCGATGTGATCCGCCGCAATCAGTTCTTTGATCTCAACGAGCCGGTCAACGACGCGACCCGTAATGGCAACGCCCAGGCCCTGCGCGACCGCGACGTCGAACTCCGCACCCTGGTCTCGGCCTACAACAAGCTGCCGGATCACGAGGGAACCGTCTACCGCTCCCTCCGCTTCGACGATCCGGTGAAGATGGAGAAGTTCCTCGATGCCTACACTCCGGGCAAGGAGCCACCGGCCGATCCGGGCTTCGCATCATCGGACAAGGGCAGCTCGATGCCCGGTGGCAATGTCGAGCTGATCATCGATTCCAACACCGGAAAGGACATCTCCTGGGCCAGCCTCTCCCAGGAAGAGGTGGTCTTCCCACCCGGCACCCGATTCCGGGTCGAGAGCCGTGACTTCATCGACGGCAAATACATCATCCGAGCCACCGATCTAGGAAGGACCTCCGATGCCCATCAGTCCGGAGGAAATGGAACGCATAGCGCGGAAGGTGCTGGGCCCCACGATGCGGGACGAGATCCAGGACCCGGAACTCAGCGCGAAGCGGGACCGCGACCTGCAGATCCTGCGCGAGAAGGAAGCGAATGGACGCCGCCCGGCCACCGAGGACCAGATCAAGATCTGGCAGGCGTGGGGCGAGGCGGAGATCAACCGGATCACTCGCGAACGGGGCGAGACGACCTAACGCCCGAAGAGTCGCCGGCCCGCAACCCTTCGGACGACGTCCCGGGTCCCGATCGGGAGCTTCCGAGTCACATCAACGGGCCGGACGAGTACCACGTCGCGTTCCACGCGGACGCCGACGTCCTCGTTGAACACCAGGATGTGCCGCATCAAGAAGGCGAACAGCCACACCAGGATTCGCGCGATCACACCCCGGGTTCTGAGCAACCGCACGAGGGGGCGAATCCGGATGCCCAGCACGAACCCGCGGCTCACGAGATCCCTCACCAGTCGGAGCCGGAGGTTGCGCCTGCGCACGACCCGGTTCAGCGGTTCGAGACTCCTGAGGCCGCACGGCATTACGGTGACGAAGTACTAGCTCCGATTCGGGACACGATGTCCCCGTCGGAGCTGCATGAGCTACAGCGGTACACCCAGAAGTCCTGGATCAATGAGTTCCTACGTGCGCCGGACCCGGTGCACCTGCTGGCCAGGCTCAGCGAGGACGAAGGCCACTACCAGCAGCTGATGCGGCTCACCGGCGGCCGACCGCTCATGCCGAAGATAGAGGTGCTCGACCGACTACTGGCGGAGCATCCCGACCCCCGCGATCCGCAGCTCGATCCGCGGCTGCGCGCCACGATCGAGAACATTGTCAACGACGCCAACCCGTACGGTCGACTCCAGGAAGTGTCGCGCAATGCGGGCAAGCTGCCCCTGATGCGCGAGTACTTTGGCGGCGAACCGACAATGGATGTCCTCCGATCCCAGGTCGGCCAGCTCGACCAAGCGATGAATCGCCCTGTTCCCGAAGGCGTAGAAGTCTCGCGGGGCATCAGCATGCGGAGCCTGGACCGCTTCACCGGCCCCGACGGCCAGCCGCTCAACGGTCGCAACCCGATGCTGTTGAAGGGCACGGTCCAAACCGAACGCGGCTACATGTCGACCAGCCTGGGGCCGACCCCGCCGCAGGAATTCAGGCTCAAAGTCCGTGTGGAACTGGATGTTCCGGCCGGTTCGAAGGGCACCTGGGTCGGAGACAGGGGCATGTCCGGGCCGGAGAACGAGCTCCTCCTCCAGCGTGAATCCAAGTTCCTGATCACCGATGTCATCGAGGACCCCCAAGGCGCACGCTACGACGACGGTTACGTCGACTACCTGGTCAAGGGCACCATCGTTCCGGCGGACTATGTCCACGAACCCCATACCGAGGTCCCGGAAGCCCACGAACCGCACACGACACCGGAAACGCCCGAAACAGATCCCGTCCACCCGACCGATGGGCCCGACGAGGATCACGTCCCGTTCACGCTGGGCAATGATGCGGAACATCCGGTCGAGACGCCGCACGCCGTCGAACCGGAACGCCCACAAGAGGTTCCGCACGCCGAAGAGCAACAGCCCGAGCGTGCGCCGATCGACCCGGCCGACCGCCCTTCGACGCTCACTCCACACTTGGCCGACCGCTTCCAGCAGCTGCACGAGCGCATCTACGACATCGCCTCGGCCTACCATGATCCGTCCCGCACTCCCGAACTACCCGGCTTGCGTCGCGGCCTCGGCGATCTCATGGACAAGCTCGGCATGCTCGACCGCTCGACAGCGCCAACGGCCATGCGACTGTTCAACGAGTTCCGTCCCGAACTGGCCAAGTACCTGACGGAAAACCATGAGGCGTTGCTCCCACACCCGTCGGACCCCGCAACCCCTCACGAACCCGCTCAGCACCCGACCGATCACGCGCCGGAGACCTCAGACAATCACCCGACCGACCCCGAATATCAGCCGAACGAGGATGCCCCCCACCAGGATTCACCCCACGACCTCGGCGACCACAACCCACCGGAAGATCCGCTGGGCCACTACGCCGACCGCACCCCCGCCGGTCTAGCCCTCCACAACGACCCCGAACTACGCACCCTCGCCCACCTGGTCCCCGAAGACCCCCGCTTCTTCACCATCGACGCCCACCTGACCGAACGCGGCACCATCCTCCTCGACGGCCGCGAATACACCATGGAAGAGCTAGCCGCCCGCCTCCCCGACCTGGGCTACGACGGCCGCCCCATCCGCCTGATCGGCTGCGACGCCGCCTCCACCGAAGCCGCCGCCCGCCTAGCCAAAGCCACCGGCACCGGCGTCCTGGCCCCCACCAAACCAGCCTGGACAGACGACACCGGCCACGTCTACTCCTCGACCGCCGAGACAACACCAGAAGGAACCCGCCGCCCCCGCATCCCCCCGGACGGCGACTGGCAGTTCATCCACCCCGACGGCACCAAAGTCAAAGTCTCCGAAGACGGTTTCGTTCCGGGTACCCGCGACGAGGACAAATACGCTCTCAACCCCGACGATGCGCGCGACCGGGCAGCACGTCCTGGTGATCGACTTGAGCCGAGCCATTACGAAATCGAATGGAGCGAGCCAGAATACAACTCTGCGAAGGGTGTTGTCCTTGAACCGGGCGAGTCGTTCCATGAACGTTATCGCGGCAACGGTGAGGAGCCACTGTGGGATCCGATGACGAGGTACGAGGTTTCTGATTCGGGTGGACGAAAAACCCTGGTGTACACAGATGGATCCAGCCCGCCCAGGATCACTCATATCGATGCTCGAACAACCAACCTTCGTACTGGAACTGCGGACCGTCCTGTGGACAATCCCGATGCGAGTTTCACGATTCCAAACGTTGACTATCGAGTGGACACGGGACACGAGGTTCCATTCACCTTCCGTACTGACGAATCTGCGCGGCCTATATTGGATATCGACAGATTCGATCCTCCGGATGAGGCTCAGTACCAGCCTGGCGGTGATAAATACCGTGAGGTACATGGATGGAACCCCGCTAAGGCGTTCTCTCTGAGGACTGATCTCGAGCCTGACCGGCATTATAGTGTATTTACTGACCTTCCCGGTGGAGGTGAGAAGGTGCATGGCAGCTTCTACACCTCGCCAGAACTAACTCCGGAAGGGAAGTCGCAGTTCACTCACGAAAGAACCTGGACAGACGGAAATCCCGAGCTCGGAAATAGTAAGACGATGAGACCGAGCGACGTGAGAAGCGAAACAGGCGGTGCACCCCAAGGCCTCCCGTTACAGAACACCAGATTCCAAATCGGAGACCGCGTTTTCCATACCAACAGCGATGGGAACGCGGCGGTATCTTTCAAACCCGACTACACCCACGGTACCGCCAGCGGTGCGGATTACGTCCCCCCGCGTTCAGGAACCGTCCAGGGTAACTTCAAGAGGGCGGGTGAGTTCGACTACCCTGGTGAACAATACCGTGGTGGACACACTCAGGACCACAAAGCAGGATCGGTAAACGAGGCGCTCGGCCTCGTGGCGCAGCTGTATCGTGAGAACAATATTCTCAAGCCGGCGACCGATCCACTCAGTCTTCACAACGACAGTTGGAGGCGCTCTGAGATGGATCGCGAGGTCGCGGCGAGATCCGTGGAGATCGAGCGTGTTCGCATCTTCCCTGGTCGTGCGTCGAAGGGGATGACGCCGGACTACGTTTACTGGATGGAGCAGCGCGTGCATCCAGCAACCGGCCAGCCGGTACTTCACTATAGGAGTCATTTGAATGTCCCGAGATGAGCGGCAACAGATCCAGCCACCTAGGCAAGCCAAGCACGAACGTGAAGCCCAGGCGAACCTGATCTTGGAGTGGGTATGCGGTCGTCTGGCGATGAGCCTTGAACCGGAACAAGATTGGGCTCGGCTCGATCTGGTCGCCACGCTTGCGGCCGACATCGTCGATCTGAAGTTCACCACCGTTAGCCGCGATGGCGTGACGCAGGCCCGGAACTTCCCGCAGGAGGTCGTGCGTGCGTTCCCTGACCTCAGGAACCTTCTGTATGAAGAAGCGCTTGGTACTTGGTTTTCCTTGCGTATCGAGGTTGAACCACCCGACAGTTACTCGGGTACATACAATTTCGAAGTAGATCCCTTGTGGGATCCGCCGATCCCGCCGGAAGTCTATGCTAAAGATCTTGATCTCTACCCTCGGTCGGCAAATAATATCCCCCGGTGGCTCTCTGGAAAACTGGATCCTGCAGTCGAATTACCCGCTGTGGCGCCAGGAACAGTTGAAGACATCGTAGAGCGCACCAAATACGCTTCGCTGCAGCTGCGTTTGGCCTTGCCGGCGGGCTGGACCTGGGCGCAGTTGCAGTTCCGAGAGATCGGACATCACAATGAGGCGGAAGTCCTGTGGCGGGATTTAGCTGGGCGAATGCACGTATGGACACCGCCTCAGCCGGTAAACGCAAGATTCAGCGAATTGCGTGCAGCAATGCGAGGTCGGCCTGCGTGCTGGTATGCGGCCAGGTTCGAGGTCCAACACTCCGGGGAGGAGAGCTTCAAAACCTTCGGTGCGGATGAGCCACAGTGGATTACTTCACCTCCGCTCGATGCGTTCTATGACGAATTGAGGCAGGCTGCGCGATTCGACTATGCTTTGCCGGACTGGCTGAGCGCACATCGATCTGATTGAGGCGGTCGACTTGCCCCGGCGTTCTCACCGAGGCCGATATCGCTGAGATTCACTGACCAAGTCAACGGTGCCTGAATCAACATTGCGCCGGTGCACTCGACGAGAAGGAAATCGATGTCCGACGATGCGATGATGCCGAACTATGATGCCTGGACGCGTCTTCCAGTGTTCTACCTACCGGTCACGCTCGGCGAGGTACTGGTTGGCTACCTGTGGGGATCGCAGAATGGGAACTCTGCGGGGTTCTTCGCGAGTGCAGAAACCGGGGGCAATCGGATTAAAACCATTGTCTACTGGAACGATCGGCTAGAGGAGACCTATCGGATGGGTCTCACGCCGGTCGAGGCGATCGGGTATTGGATTGGGAAGCCTGCGGATCCGCAGTTCGGTGGGATTGCGGGAGATGCGGAGCAGGGCGAGGCCCGGACCATTCAGGAGCTGGCGCTGCGGGCGGACCCTGGCCGGCCGCTGGGCGAAGGTCCATGGATTCAGGACGGTACCTTTCCCAGCGGTAGCCCCGAGGAGCGATCCGAGGGTTTCGGCGCGATCGCGCCCGTTCCGACACCCACCTACCCTGACGAAACCACTTCGGCTGTCATCTATTTGCCCGTCAGTCTGAAGGGCGTGATCGTCGGGTATGTGTGGGCGTCGACGAACGATGATGCCGCGGGGTACATCCCGCGTGCCGCGGTCGGCCAGGCGGGTGTGGTTGCCGGAGGGCTGTGGCGTTCACGTCTCATCGATGCGCGCATGGCTGGGCTTTCAGCGCTCGACGCGGCACGTCGTTGCCGGTCGCTGCCGGCCAATGCGCCTGGAACATTCGGTCTGATCGACCCGATTCCGGAGCAGCAGGCTTCCACGCTCTCGGACCTCCGACGCCTCGCAGATCAAAGCTGATCGCGGAGAAGGTGGCCCTCCCACGAGAATCGAGAGCACGGTTCCAGTGTGGGCGAAAGGCGTTGTGGACGATCAGTTCAATGCCCCGATGTCGATGGCATCGGACGCTACTGAATTCCGCGCCCGTGCTTGATCAGCGCATAGAGCAGGTTGAGGTTTGTCAGCGAGGCGACGTTGATGACGATCGGCGGACGGCTAGCGGCGGACTTGACGTGGAAGCGCCCCTCCGCGAGTTCGGCATCAGCTCTGCTGAATCTGCGGCCCGGGTGAAGACCAGACCATGCTCGAAGAGGTCGAGCCTTCCACCGGCGTTCCGCTGGCCGTAGAACGACGCCGACACGGTGGGAGAACACGAGTGCCAAGCCGACGATCAACACCAGATACATTGCGCATTCGATCAGCTCGATCTCGACCGCGCAGCGTCACCGTGATCAGTCCAACAAATAGCATCGCCGTCTGCGAAGCCTAACCACCATGCGGATATGCCGCTGATCGTCGGCTATGGCCGCCGGCTGGCAGCCTCTCGGCACACACGGCTAGGATCGGCTGAAATGTATCGGGGTGGGAGGATTCGAGCGGTGACTGCCGGATTCGACGAATTGCCAAGACTCGCACGCGTTTACGACCATCGCGATGACAGCGGCCGTCCGGTCGCGGTGAGAGCGTCGCTCCCCACACCGCTGCGCGACCGCCTCCTCACCTACCTCGACTCGGCCCCGATCGTCCTCGCTGCCCGCAGTTTCGAGGTCGACGAATTCATACCGTCGGTCCAGGACGTACCCTTGACCTTCCGCACCGACGGAGTCTGGATCTGGTCCGGCGCGGTATCCCACTACCTGCGCAAGCATGCATTCCCGCCGGACCCGGACCTGGTGCGCCACATCATCGCCCGCGACTTCCAGCTCGGCGAGGTCAGCCCTGAAGCGAAAGATCTGGCTGTACGCGTGATCACCACCGGATAACCATCTTCGACCTATTTCCGCTTTGTTGCGGCGACAACAAGAGGTCACGATGGGACAAAGGTATCTCAGCTTCGGATTCCACGCTCTCGGTCGATCAGTGCGTACAGCAGATTGAGGTTGGTCAGTGAGTGGATCTGACATCGATCGGCGGACGGGCGTCCTCGGTCTTGATGGTGAAGCGGCCCTCGGTGAGTTCGATGTTCGTAAACTCCGGCCAGGCACCACGGTTCCCTGCGCGGCGACTCCGACGGCCGCAGCGTGATGATCCCGAACTCCACCGGGTTCCCGGCACCGAGCGTTGCAAGCGCGGTATCCCGTGGAACAGCGCCGACACGGTCGAGAACAACAGCGCCAAGCCGACGATGAACTCCAAATACCATGTTGCCTGGATCAACTCGACACGGATAACAAACCCGAACATGTCATTGCAACCGATCCGGCGAGAATCATTGCGACGCGGCCGATCCTGCGCCAGTCCGCCGGGGGACCGGCTCATACAGCTTGGTGTGCTAACCCAGCCCGGCCCGCGCTCCGCGGCCTAGTACTGCAACGACACCTATGTGAGTTGGTGCTGGTAGATCTGTTGTGTGGTGTTGGATCGTGTTGTGGCCGAGTTGGATTCGTTGATGACGCGGATCGGGGTCCGGTTCGCGCGGTCGGAGCCGCCACCACACGCAAGCGAGCGACCACCGCTTGCGCGGTAGCGATCTCATCAGCGATGTCACCCATACCCTCGATCATAGTTTCGAATCCCGCGACACGACAGCATGATCAACCCAACACGCTGTGTAAACCTCCAGCTACCAACGCTTTTCGCTCTCCAGCCCCACACCCCATCCCAAAACAGTTCGTCGCGCACACCCGCCGCCCCGCCGTATGCTGAGCACGCCGCAATGGCACCGAAATCTGGGAGGGCAAGTGCCGGGGGAAGGTCGACTCGGCCATTATCGGCTTCTCGAGCTGCTGGGCCGGGGCGGAATGGGCCAGGTATGGCTGGCCGAGGACACACACCTGGAACGCGAAGTAGCCCTGAAGCTGCTCCCCCTGGAGCTGGCCGCCGACGAGGACTACCGACGCCGATTCGAACGTGAAGCGCGATTGGCCGCCCGCCTGCGCGGCCCCCACGTGGTCCCGATCCACGCCTTCGGCGAGCTGGACGGCCGCCTCTACATAGATATGGAACTCGTCGAGGGCTCCGACCTAGGCAAGACCCTGCGCGATCGAGGCGCGCTGCCCCTCGAACAAGCCGTCGATCTGGTCACCCAGATAGCCGAGGCGCTCGATATCGCGCATCGGGCCGGTCTGGTGCATCGAGATGTGAAGCCCTCCAACGTCCTCACGCTGCCCAACGGTTTCGCCTACCTGATCGACTTCGGTATCGCCCGAGGTGTCGGCCAGTCCACCATCACCGGTACCGGTGTGGCCGTGGGCACCTGGGCCTACATGGCTCCCGAACGCTATTCCGGTACCGAGGACCTGCGCTCCGACGTCTACTCCCTGGCCTGCCTGCTCTTCGAAACCCTCACCGGCGTCAAGCCTTTCGCCCATCTAGACCCCGTGCAGCAGATGGCCGCCCATCTCACCACCGAGCCGCCTCGCGCCAGCGCTCAGAACCCCCGGATCCCCGCCGCCATGGACGCGGTGATCATTCGCGGTATGGCGAAGGACCCCGGCGGCCGGTTCCCCAGCGCGGGCGCCCTGGCGGCGGCCGCCCGTTCCGCAGCCCAGTCCGCCGTCCCGAATCCCAGCCCCACCAGACGCGCCGCGCCGACCGCGAAATGGGATGCGGCAGCCCCTTTCCCGACCCACGGCACCGCGTACACCCCGCCCCCGACGCGCACTCCGCAGCCCCCGCGGACGTCATCGCCCTACAACCCAATCCCCACCGCGCTGACGCCTCCGCCCGGTGCGATGCAGCCGCAGAACGCCATGCAGTACCGCACACCCCCCAACGCCGGCACGCCACAGCCCGTGATGCCCGCCGCACCGTATGCGTACCGCCAGCCGAACATCGCCTACCCCGCGTTCACAGGTAAACCGTTGGAGCAGCCGCGAATCAAGGGATGGCAACCGGTCTGGTGGACGATCCTCGCCCTGCTGACGTTGTTGTTCGGAATCCTGAGCATCGCGACGATCGCGATCACCTGCACCGAGGGTTTCGGCGGCTGGGGCACCACGATCGTCGCCTGGTTCATGTTCGTCGGACCGTTCGCGATGTTCGTCTGGTTCGGTGTCCGAGAGGTCCGCAAGTTCCGTTCGGACCGGCGGCGTTGGCGGGCAGGCGATTTCCGAATCACCTGACCGAATCACTCAACCCACAAGCCTCGGCGCGGCCGGGTTGCGGCCGCGCCGAAGGATGTTCGCAAAACGCTCAGCAGTTGCGCAGCTCCGGGCTCTGGTTGAGCAGCTGCGCGCGGGTGGAGATGAAGGTGGAGTAGGTGTCGCCGCCGACCGAGGACAGCGGGAAGGCCGCGACCCGGTGGCAGTTCTGGAAGGCGAGCTTGATGCCGAAGTGGCGTTCCAGCCCGCCGCGGATCGCGTCGGAGGCCATGGCGCGCAGCAGCTGGCCGCGGGCCGTCTCGTCCGGTGGCGCGATGGTGTTGTCGGCGAATTCCGCCGTGCCGGAACGCAGATCGGCGGCTACCCGGCTGACGACCTCATACGCGTAGGGCAGCGAGTTACGGACGCATTCCACGAACTCTGCGTCGTTGACCTCACCACGTTCGGCGCGCTCGAGTAGTGCGGTGGGTACGTCGAGTGACATATCGCTCTCCTCATGGGATGGCGGAAGGTGTCAGCCGATTGTAGGTGAAAAACGTTGTCAATAAGTCTGGATTCGCAACGAAAGGGCCCGCTCCAGCGCATTTTTCGCATCCGCCGACAGGGTGCGCACCAGCTCGCCGGCCGGTAGCTCGACGGCCAGCGAATGCGCCTGACCTGCCCAGAGATTCACCTCGTCGGCATTGCCCGCCGCTCGTGCCGCCGCCCGCAAAGGCCCCGTGGCGTAATGGATCTCGGGGTACGCGACGGGTGCGTCCGGATGGTCCTCCATGAACCGATTGCGCAGTCCGCGCGCCCGCCGCCCGGTGAAGGCGCGAGTCAGC
This sequence is a window from Nocardia yunnanensis. Protein-coding genes within it:
- a CDS encoding alpha/beta hydrolase, with translation MIWRPPGASGLGWLVGMKWPDGNEDLMWGIADDWTGAAKQLRDIDSDIDAAISAVRLAYPSGDGGDKIIAQLQSMRTGDQSIDKLSEWFETIAGTANNTGTELEYTKLMFYTTLLTLAADIAAAWLFPPTAPMAEGAIIGVGRITVRILTRRAIDFLGKEAEKAGVIALKKFILRQVLIGGAMGGLQDGGIQAYQSTFGRRDGVDMKQLGLSIAGGAAGGLVAAPIGRWAPKALLKGVEKSLGADIAKNVVTQKAANLLSGGIAGGVAGLGGWALSGGVTHNWHFDPRVVTAGAVGGTLPGVAHEMPSRWKSGEPTITAQSLKASGEPAKVGAQHKPGEIGNGQPSQASPVRDASLTGNASRDGAPVIEKPTGAATPVQAQSAASRPLDGSISHESVVGAPQAAPNAAVEARSPSSAPTANSPHSPASADPRQVLTTPARTETPAALRTDLSATTKVETPAAATPTRADAPGSSATPAAESRAAAAPAREAGASPTPMTSRATGLEVPTRVGENTNLGAAGPVERVVAQPESRDLVGAGNGPSSKIGARPDGPSSHQGGSSEQPRAAAEQPRAGADQRGPNHGGGSPSADPVAHGPQAAHDPSTVHLADRDPEHPVLPKDSPITEAEHAHARDALDRLGPEATPEHLAHETDSSVAEAHNRASENNDWWHSLTPEQQDAMLRVHPHELGNADGIPPHIRDEANRLSIARDINEMREQNPNIDKFRTRFTDPESFRQWKNLQSTVEALQHADDLARDFAKDNGGHEPPVQVLSYDSAAFGGEGRAVVAFGDTQHASTVSLHIPGITTTVRSLGSNLDNAFNHYRATSERTDPAEVASIAWIGYDAPSGFPKILREMTDARLAARGGQLLARDVAAFSQTRRVEAGLPGGSPTPDIHLFGHSYGSTITSFAGAGGRLSGDISTITLLGSPGAGPVGHAADFGIGAHNVFVASSSRDPVTWIGANTQGEISRLAPGLGNGLGMDPAISAFGANRIAAQFPGGIHTLSDISTHTGYYNYLDKSGTVPTESLHNFARIASGETPHLLPEYHRPGREDLNSWQRNVGSLPHDPAGFRAPEPQVHQGEHPYGYDDLVEQHRSQEPNPTAPERTPTPANDCGPQALRQVHELTGNPDIHVPDDPHIAEHGMTAADLENAAGAHLDRHETLGSIADQLHRLGDGATALVVDEFHSPTDANGIGAHAYTITNDGGRLVVHDSAVPGGPHSFPSDHTNVKSTHAIVYDSHGDPVRPLESRSPEHTSSSHPEVRIGQPDSHPGTPVREKLPVEDKPYYANPHYEDPTASHEYAAKNNISHREVQTIREFETEKYPEISRLSDAEIDVIRRNQFFDLNEPVNDATRNGNAQALRDRDVELRTLVSAYNKLPDHEGTVYRSLRFDDPVKMEKFLDAYTPGKEPPADPGFASSDKGSSMPGGNVELIIDSNTGKDISWASLSQEEVVFPPGTRFRVESRDFIDGKYIIRATDLGRTSDAHQSGGNGTHSAEGAGPHDAGRDPGPGTQREAGPRPADPAREGSEWTPPGHRGPDQDLAGVGRGGDQPDHSRTGRDDLTPEESPARNPSDDVPGPDRELPSHINGPDEYHVAFHADADVLVEHQDVPHQEGEQPHQDSRDHTPGSEQPHEGANPDAQHEPAAHEIPHQSEPEVAPAHDPVQRFETPEAARHYGDEVLAPIRDTMSPSELHELQRYTQKSWINEFLRAPDPVHLLARLSEDEGHYQQLMRLTGGRPLMPKIEVLDRLLAEHPDPRDPQLDPRLRATIENIVNDANPYGRLQEVSRNAGKLPLMREYFGGEPTMDVLRSQVGQLDQAMNRPVPEGVEVSRGISMRSLDRFTGPDGQPLNGRNPMLLKGTVQTERGYMSTSLGPTPPQEFRLKVRVELDVPAGSKGTWVGDRGMSGPENELLLQRESKFLITDVIEDPQGARYDDGYVDYLVKGTIVPADYVHEPHTEVPEAHEPHTTPETPETDPVHPTDGPDEDHVPFTLGNDAEHPVETPHAVEPERPQEVPHAEEQQPERAPIDPADRPSTLTPHLADRFQQLHERIYDIASAYHDPSRTPELPGLRRGLGDLMDKLGMLDRSTAPTAMRLFNEFRPELAKYLTENHEALLPHPSDPATPHEPAQHPTDHAPETSDNHPTDPEYQPNEDAPHQDSPHDLGDHNPPEDPLGHYADRTPAGLALHNDPELRTLAHLVPEDPRFFTIDAHLTERGTILLDGREYTMEELAARLPDLGYDGRPIRLIGCDAASTEAAARLAKATGTGVLAPTKPAWTDDTGHVYSSTAETTPEGTRRPRIPPDGDWQFIHPDGTKVKVSEDGFVPGTRDEDKYALNPDDARDRAARPGDRLEPSHYEIEWSEPEYNSAKGVVLEPGESFHERYRGNGEEPLWDPMTRYEVSDSGGRKTLVYTDGSSPPRITHIDARTTNLRTGTADRPVDNPDASFTIPNVDYRVDTGHEVPFTFRTDESARPILDIDRFDPPDEAQYQPGGDKYREVHGWNPAKAFSLRTDLEPDRHYSVFTDLPGGGEKVHGSFYTSPELTPEGKSQFTHERTWTDGNPELGNSKTMRPSDVRSETGGAPQGLPLQNTRFQIGDRVFHTNSDGNAAVSFKPDYTHGTASGADYVPPRSGTVQGNFKRAGEFDYPGEQYRGGHTQDHKAGSVNEALGLVAQLYRENNILKPATDPLSLHNDSWRRSEMDREVAARSVEIERVRIFPGRASKGMTPDYVYWMEQRVHPATGQPVLHYRSHLNVPR
- a CDS encoding serine/threonine-protein kinase, coding for MPGEGRLGHYRLLELLGRGGMGQVWLAEDTHLEREVALKLLPLELAADEDYRRRFEREARLAARLRGPHVVPIHAFGELDGRLYIDMELVEGSDLGKTLRDRGALPLEQAVDLVTQIAEALDIAHRAGLVHRDVKPSNVLTLPNGFAYLIDFGIARGVGQSTITGTGVAVGTWAYMAPERYSGTEDLRSDVYSLACLLFETLTGVKPFAHLDPVQQMAAHLTTEPPRASAQNPRIPAAMDAVIIRGMAKDPGGRFPSAGALAAAARSAAQSAVPNPSPTRRAAPTAKWDAAAPFPTHGTAYTPPPTRTPQPPRTSSPYNPIPTALTPPPGAMQPQNAMQYRTPPNAGTPQPVMPAAPYAYRQPNIAYPAFTGKPLEQPRIKGWQPVWWTILALLTLLFGILSIATIAITCTEGFGGWGTTIVAWFMFVGPFAMFVWFGVREVRKFRSDRRRWRAGDFRIT
- a CDS encoding SCO5389 family protein — protein: MSLDVPTALLERAERGEVNDAEFVECVRNSLPYAYEVVSRVAADLRSGTAEFADNTIAPPDETARGQLLRAMASDAIRGGLERHFGIKLAFQNCHRVAAFPLSSVGGDTYSTFISTRAQLLNQSPELRNC